One genomic window of Quercus lobata isolate SW786 chromosome 9, ValleyOak3.0 Primary Assembly, whole genome shotgun sequence includes the following:
- the LOC115959053 gene encoding uncharacterized protein LOC115959053 gives MLSLISPSPPLLHFTTNKATLQNFIIPSTSSNTRGSRGRWVPRTVTRVSSSDETKVATASIPTTTTTTKVNVVDDDEDVVVESAEEVVRKFYDGINGRDLASVEDLIASNCVYEDLIFATPFVGRKEILQFFKKFTDSTSIDLQFVIDDLSTEDSSAVGVTWHLDWRKRPFPFSKGCSFYRLEVVNKKRQIIYGRDVVEPAIKPGEAALVIIRGVTWLLQQFPQLADRL, from the exons ATGCTTTCTCTCATTTCTCCTTCACCTCCTCTCCTTCACTTCACCACTAACAAAGCCACTCTTCAAAATTTCATCATTCCAAGTACTTCTTCTAACACAAGAGGCAGTAGAGGAAGATGGGTACCACGAACTGTTACAAGAGTCTCATCCTCAGATGAAACAAAGGTTGCTACTGCATCAatcccaacaacaacaacaacaacgaagGTAAATGTTGTTGATGATGACGAGGATGTTGTTGTAGAATCTGCCGAGGAAGTTGTGAGAAAATTCTATGATGGAATCAATGGCCGCGACTTGGCCTCCGTGGAGGACCTCATTGCCAGTAACTGCGTGTACGAGGACCTTATCTTTGCAACTCCTTTTGTTGGTCGCAAG GAAATCCTGCAGTTCTTCAAAAAATTCACTGATTCCACCTCCATAGACCTCCAATTTGTTATTGATGATTTGTCTACTGAGGATTCCTCAGCAGTTGGAGTGACATGGCATTTAG ATTGGAGGAAGAGGCCTTTTCCTTTTAGCAAAGGATGCAGCTTTTATCGATTGGAGGTCGTGAATAAAAAGAGACAAATAAT TTATGGACGAGATGTTGTAGAACCTGCAATCAAACCTGGGGAAGCAGCTTTG GTGATTATCAGAGGTGTAACTTGGCTTCTGCAGCAATTTCCTCAGCTGGCAGACCGGCTATGA
- the LOC115958884 gene encoding pentatricopeptide repeat-containing protein At1g71490 gives MPPTPSRFIPRGISISQIQKYIPRKWRQGIEQYNKPSTACKSNDSVPETNRSSDESMINSLFTSLKDFASQGHLSKAFKSFSLIQLHASSSSSYDLILHPISFLLLSCTNLKSLPQGQQLHAQIISLGLEKHPILVPKLVTFYSSFDLLAEARTITANSSILHPLPWNLLISAYVRNRIFGEALSAYKEMVDKGIRPDNFTYPSVLKACGEKLDLGFGREVHNSINASSAGWNLFVHNALVSMYGRIGELDVARSLFDKMPEKDAVSWNTIISAYASRGMWGEAFQLFESMRITTNEVNIITWNTIAGGCLRTGNFKGALDLLSQMRTSGVLLDSVAMLIGLGACSHTGAIKLGKEIHGSAIRSCCDEFDTVKNALITMYSRCKDLRRAYILFQLVENKSIITWNSMLSGYSHMDQSEEASFLFREMLLSGIEPSYVTIASILPLCARVANLQHGKEFHCYITKREEFKDYLLLWNALVDMYARSGKVLEAKRVFDSLSKRDEVTYTSLIAGYGIQGEGQAALKVFEEMERFQIKPDHITMVAVLSACSHSGLVIQGQRLFEKMPSVYGLSPQLEHYACMVDLFGRAGLLHKAKEIIKTMPYRPTPAMWATLIGACRIYGNTELGEWAAEKLLEMRPENSGYYVLIANMYAADGRWNMLAEVRTSMRDLGVRKAPGCAWIDVGLGFSPFMVGDTSNPHAEQIYTLLDGLNELMKDVGYVASADFGSEANFVEYDEQ, from the coding sequence ATGCCGCCTACTCCATCTCGGTTTATCCCAAGGGGTATCTCTATATCTCAAATCCAGAAATACATTCCTAGAAAATGGAGACAAGGTATAGAACAATACAATAAGCCGTCCACAGCATGCAAATCAAATGATTCTGTCCCGGAAACAAACAGAAGCAGTGATGAATCTATGATTAATTCCCTTTTTACATCTCTCAAGGACTTTGCAAGCCAAGGCCACCTATCAAAAGCATTCAAATCCTTCTCTCTTATCCAGCTCCatgcctcttcttcttcttcttatgaCCTTATCTTACATCccatctcttttcttcttctatcttGCACTAACCTTAAATCACTCCCACAAGGTCAACAGCTTCATGCTCAGATTATCTCCTTGGGTCTCGAAAAACACCCGATTTTGGTGCCCAAGCTTGTTACTTTTTACTCAAGTTTTGACCTCCTTGCTGAAGCCCGTACTATTACTGCGAATTCAAGTATTTTGCACCCTTTGCCTTGGAATTTGCTTATCTCTGCTTATGTTAGGAATAGGATTTTTGGGGAGGCTCTCTCTGCCTATAAAGAAATGGTGGATAAGGGGATTAGACCAGATAACTTTACTTACCCATCTGTTCTCAAGGCTTGTGGTGAAAaattggatttgggttttggtaGGGAGGTTCATAATTCTATTAATGCTAGCTCTGCTGGGTGGAACTTGTTTGTACATAATGCCTTGGTCTCGATGTATGGGAGGATTGGGGAACTTGATGTTGCTCGAAGCTTGTTTGACAAAATGCCAGAAAAGGATGCTGTTTCTTGGAACACAATCATATCTGCTTATGCCTCCAGGGGAATGTGGGGGGAAGcatttcagctttttgaaagCATGAGAATTACAACTAATGAAGTGAATATCATAACTTGGAATACAATAGCTGGTGGGTGCTTGCGAACTGGAAACTTTAAGGGAGCACTTGACTTGCTTTCTCAGATGCGAACTTCTGGTGTTCTTTTGGATTCTGTGGCAATGCTTATTGGTTTGGGTGCATGTTCCCACACTGGGGCCATTAAACTGGGAAAAGAAATTCATGGTTCTGCAATTCGTAGCTGTTGTGATGAGTTTGATACTGTCAAGAATGCACTAATTACTATGTATTCTAGGTGCAAAGACCTAAGGCGTGCCTATATTTTGTTCCAATTGGTAGAAAATAAGAGCATAATTACTTGGAATTCCATGCTTTCTGGCTACAGCCACATGGATCAATCAGAGGAAGCATCATTCCTATTTAGAGAGATGTTGCTTTCTGGAATTGAACCAAGTTATGTGACAATTGCGAGTATTCTTCCCCTCTGCGCTCGAGTGGCAAATCTGCAACATGGGAAGGAGTTCCACTGCTACATTACAAAGCGTGAAGAGTTCAAGGACTATTTGCTTTTGTGGAATGCTCTTGTAGACATGTATGCAAGGTCAGGCAAAGTTTTAGAAGCCAAAAGAGTGTTTGATTCATTAAGCAAAAGGGATGAGGTGACTTATACTTCCTTGATTGCTGGATATGGAATACAGGGAGAGGGACAAGCTGCACTAAAAGTATTTGAAGAGATGGAAAGGTTCCAGATCAAACCAGACCATATAACCATGGTTGCGGTTCTATCAGCTTGTAGCCATTCTGGTCTTGTAATCCAAGGCCAGAGGCTGTTTGAAAAGATGCCTAGTGTTTATGGTTTAAGTCCTCAACTGGAGCATTACGCTTGCATGGTTGATCTATTTGGCAGGGCTGGTTTGTTGCACAAAGCAAAAGAAATTATCAAAACAATGCCTTACAGGCCAACTCCTGCCATGTGGGCTACTCTAATAGGAGCCTGTCGGATTTATGGAAATACAGAATTAGGGGAGTGGGCAGCTGAGAAACTGTTAGAAATGAGGCCTGAAAATTCAGGTTACTACGTCTTGATTGCTAATATGTATGCTGCTGATGGTCGTTGGAACATGCTAGCTGAGGTTAGGACTTCCATGAGGGATTTGGGTGTGAGGAAGGCTCCTGGCTGTGCTTGGATCGATGTGGGCTTGGGATTTTCGCCCTTTATGGTGGGCGACACATCAAACCCCCATGCAGAACAAATTTACACTCTATTGGATGGATTAAATGAGCTAATGAAAGATGTGGGATATGTAGCAAGTGCGGATTTTGGTTCAGAAGCAAATTTTGTGGAATATGATGAACAATAG